The Corylus avellana chromosome ca11, CavTom2PMs-1.0 genome contains the following window.
gacgctaaaagtgatcattagggtcgacttttaagtggaccctgatgaTCAGAcgtttgatcattagggtcggactattagggtcgacacttttagggtcgaaaagtggacgctgttgccaacagcgtccactttagggtctttaggggcgacttaaagtcgcccctaaagagctaatttcttgtagtgggTGTAGGCTAGGAACCAAATCAACGGGTTGTCGAGGTTTAAAACTAGTGACGAATTTTGATGTGTGCTAAGAGAGTTTTGTTATATAGCTTCCGTTGCCATCTCTCTTATGACCTGTTTGGgagagagcttaaaaagtatttttagtatctaaaaagttgagccaaaatttcaaaagttttttttttaaattttaaatttttattactttaaaaatgatcaaaacacaCTTTAACAAATGCTTAAAAGTAAAGCTTTTGTAATAAATTGTCTTTTGACtgaaaaactctatttttgcaaacacaatttcaaacatgccaTTAGAGGTGGCGTTTCATCAAAACCACAAATCAATTTGATAAGTTTATGAGTTTTAACCTTACATCGGTAATTTATCCCCCCAATTTTAGCTGGGTCTACAAGCAAATGGCGTGTTAATgtattaattagttaattaaatttaccatttcttaTGGGATCGATCCGGCCTCTGTGCGGTATTGAAACCCCCTTCTAGATCTCTTTCTCTCGTCTCCAGAGACTTTTGCCTTCTCTCTCAATATCATCCTCTTGTTTTGCTCCCTTCTTTTGAGATcgttttatttttcgtttttttcttAGGAGGTTCACTTTTTGGCTCCTCTGTTGATTTTCAATATATTCCGACTTATTTTTGGAGAACGCCTTGGAGGATATTGAGTCACCAATATTGTTTACATGCAATGAAAGTCGACTTGCCCTCATATTGAGTCACCAAATTAAATGCATGTGTGCATCTAATGAAGCAATGCACTTCAATGACGGTAAAGTTGGTTGTGTAGTGACCAACCGTGGATGATGGAAATAGATCTGATGAATCTGCATGCCCAAAACCAACGAATCACAGAAGACCTAATTGAGCAGCCATACGGTAGTGAACAGAAGTTGGATCCTTTCTTATGAGCTAATTAACCTTTTAAGACAATCTATAATTTAACACTCTTCAATATCCATTAATTAGTTATAGTAATTAataaatgttaaagtattaattattagttataGTAAGCTGAAGCAGCAACGTATAACTCTTGAATGTCCATATGCCTTGAATCTTTTAACAGACAAcagtttaaatagaaatatttaatgataaattataataaataaatacgtCGTCTAGAATCGATCTCCTATATCACTGACTTGACTGGGTCTGTGTCTGGGTCTGGGCAAGTGGGAATTGAAAGATAAAGTAGAAATGTATTTATGTTTGGAGTCTTCTGATTATTTTCCTGTGGTGGggtattatttaaattaaaatatttaatgataaattaaaaaaataaataaataaatacgtCGGCTAGAATCGATCTCCTATATCATCCACTTGACTCATGACTGGGTCTGGGTCTGGCCATGTGGGAAATGTATCTATTACAAGTTGCACACATGCAGCTGGTCTGGCCATGTGGGAAATGTATCTATTAGAAGTTGCGCACATGCAGCTGGTCTGGTCCGTCTGGGTCACTGTCAATCTCTATCAGAAAGACAATGACTTTTTTGGTCGTTGTCGTCGCTGATGAATTGTTTTTTCGTTTTCGTTTTCGTTTTTTGCTTATATTCAcaaaaaaatggtaaagaatcaaatcattaaatattaaatatctACTTCATTTAGCATAACATAGAAGACTTTAATCAATTTGTAGCAACAACTTGAGCAATTGATGACTGGCAATTTCGATAAAAACCAAGTTGGTTGATGTTGAGATTTTTTGCATGCAATAATACATAGGTCTTCAAATCCTGTAAAAATCATCACTAGCTTGTTGATCCAGTCAATAATTTAGACCCTTGGTGCACGGCATTCTTAATTAAGCACAGAAATGTATATAGCTTGATGAAAACatggaatatttttttaaaatgtgtatGCCAATTTCGATGGCGCACGGAAGCTGCACTTGAATGAAAGTTGTCATCAAAAcacaatttcttataaattccTCTTATTCAAAACTTAAAGTTACACGgccaaacaattaattaaattgttgaacTTAAATGATGACagattatttgaaaattaacaTTTAAAAGGGACCTAATTTTCTGATGTAGAAGAActcccacgtcagaaaattctgacgtgggaGTTCttccacgtcagaaatttttctgacgtggcaaacagtagcACGTtagaaatgccacgtcagaaaaaaattttcttatgcttctgacattcaacacacgtcagaaatgccatgtcagaaaaattttctgacgtgtcagacattGTGACAAGTCTGAAATCTCCAgtaagaaaaaattgtttttttgtagtgagaaaAAGGTCATGAAATCAAACTTATTTATCGATGGTTATGACTTTTTATTTCCCATAAAAAATCCTTTCATTAATACCTTTTCAATTAATAATCCCATTAAAACCCATTTAATtagaccataaaataaatagaaataaatgttaccaaaaaaaaaaataaatagaaataaatgcaaaatcagtctcTGTgattagcctaaattacaaatcgcttcATGtggtattaaaaataatttagatatCGAATTCCGTCAAAACACTTGACAGATTTCGTTAGTGTGCCTTTCTCAACTATATAGACCTATGTGTGACAATTTAGTCCTATATATGTGTcactcttaattaaaataataataatatatatatatatatatatatatatatatatatatatatatatatatatatcttaattaaaataataataatatatatatatatataggaagaagGGGGGGAGCCTTTCTGAtcttcttctatttcaattgtTGTCTGTTGAAAGAAATACGGGCCGGGAGATATTAGAAACTGACAGGCATGACGGAGGTGAAAGGCATGACGGAGGTGAAAGGCATGACGGAGGTAAAAGGCATGGACTTGGAGATGGAAGAGTTACACATGGCTGCTTCAGCTTACTATAACAATGCCTCCACGGAATTTAAGCAGCTAGCACGGGAATTTTTCGAGTCAATGGATACAAATCAGGATGACACCGTCAGCATTGATGAGTTCGTGGAGTTCTTCAAAGATATCGACAACATGGACCGCAACTTTTTCGCTGCGTTGGACAGGAACGGGGACGGCAACTTGCAATTCCGCGAAGCCCTCACGGTGTTCTACATATTGATAGCCCGGCGTTTGCTCTGCGACAACTGCGGAAAGATGATACTGGGACTGCATTTTACGTGCGTCCAATGCTTTGACAGAGTTAATGAACAATCCTACGATCTATGTGTCACGTGCTATAGCAAAGGAGGTTTCCAACACCCCCACACCAACTTCTTGGATAACTTCATGTTGCTAGGCTACATGGGAAGGCTTCCTCCACCTGAAGATACGAATCCGGTaagaattgtttttgtttttgtttttgttttttgtttttttttttttttttacgctGTTGttcctatttttgttttggatttgaCTTAGGTGGTTTTAAAAAACTATagtgttttagttttttcaatggtcaagatataattttaagttttttataagGAGATAAAATGAAATTAGATCTAGTCCATTGAAAAAATTACTGTAATTTTTTTACAGCATCTATGCCTTATCCTTGTTTCTAATTGTGTCCCCTAGGTTTCattcttttattaataatttgacATCTTGATGCgaatatatttaccctaaaccttatattatatattacttGATGCAGACACAAGTACAACAACTTGATGAAAGTCCAAGTGTAAGTTTCATTatctttgcttcttctttggcctctctctttcctcatttattaataatttgatatattcatgcaattttGATTAGGGTTGTACATGCTGGGGTGGTTATTGCCTCTAACCTCTATTGTCTTGGACCGTTAGTAGTATTAAGTAGTCGCACATTGCCCATATAGTGCAAATCGTTACCAAATGTCCTTATCGCCGCTTAGTGATTATTTATACCCAAACTACACTTGAtaattttttgtactttttttagAGCCTATTTTAGACAATTTGTCgtatgagtttttaatttttttttattttatgaaaacatCTTATAAAAgaatagtaaataataaaataagagaaatgttatagaataattcattaaattcaaataaCTATTAATTTTCACTCCAgtcacccccttggccaaaatggagTAGTCTGTCCACCCCCTTTTGGCCAAAGGGTGGCTAGAGCCACCCCTTTTcagattttattttccttttcttttatttttttaatggttttgatttttaattttttaattattgattttttaataattaatgaataatatattatttcttttataaaaattaattttttattgcgTTGGACGATCTCAGCCATCCATTTGGAACTACCGCAATCTACGGTAGTTCCAAACTACCGCATGTAAGTCTCTTcctggctctaataccatgttaaattaacagtttttttttttttttttttacatgtccacgcaagagggggaggggagattcgaactagtgaccttcccTTCATAAGGCGTAcgtggtctccagccgattgagctaccccttggggacatgttaaattaatagttgtcccaaaagtttaagctgataggaaaagataaatttaattacttaatcattactttaacataacTCACTCATTCACTTTACGGAGATGGTtgaaagaatgatttttataatttctcatTAAATTTAAAGGGTCACTTGTCAGTATTTTAGACAGCCACTTGTCACAATTATAAActattctctatatatatatatatattgatcgaTATACAAATTAAGAATTGTAAATCAAGATGTACGGACCCTAAACTTGATTTTATTGTTCAATGCTGGGACAGGTTCAAGCGCTTGTTGCTCGAAGTGGAGATGCAAGAGTCAGGGTCAGTTTCTTTGTCTTTCCTCCTTTATATATCCTTTAATCTTCCttcttttattaataattttatatcttcATGCACTGTTGATCcagattaaaaattaattgcaGTCTCTCGTCCTTATATGCATccattataacatgcatagtcTTTGTGATCTTTCCTTTCTTCAACCGGAATAAAAAGAGATAGAATTAGACCGATTTTTTCAATACATTTTTAGATATTTCTCAATGTTCCGACTATTTACGGACGTGAGAAGCAGGTGAATGCTTCTggaataaattgaagaaaatttcttgatttgatttatgTTTATTGTTTACCGACACTGTAGCTTACTTAATTTGCCAAAAATTGAGGTATGTCTTCAAAATTTCTGATTAATAGTGTGGCGATTTCTTGTTTGATTTCCCTTTCAGAAACGAGTCAAAGCATTTAAAGCGTTGATGACGGCGGTTAATATTGTGAGTGCGGTGAATGGTTGCTCTACCATGTGATGCGATGGTGCATGATGAAAAGAATATTGGGTCTTTAGatttatttaggttttaataattatttaaatttttagtatttaatttatgttttaagtGTCGGTATTCAATAATTGGCTCGACTCAAAAGTCAGTTAAATTAAAGTTGAGATTGTTTTTAagagttatattattttataattcaatAACAAGCTTGGTCCAAAAATTCAGTCACACTatggggaattttttttttgaaagtgggactctttctttttggttgtgaGACTCTATCAAGGTCAGCGAGATTCTAGTTCAACTTATTATCATCATTTGAGTTTAGACTCTGAATTAATGCAcgatttatttttgttttctattattcttctttattttatgttgcTCTTTATctattttgcaaaaaaaatcttttcctcCCTGCGTCATGTGATCTATTTGGGGGGAATTAGaggacattttttatttttttctattcaatgttggggaagggaaaagggaattacaagaaaataaaaagcaaaggTGATAGAGTTTTTCTAAAAATCGTTGGGAATTAGTCAAATAAATAACTTGGCccatcaaacaaatcaaaaccaCCAAAAGAGGCCATATTAAAAGGCAAAATTTCGAAAACAGAGCAAAACCAGGAATGATTTGTCTCACGACCATCAATAGTCGGCTGAGGAAGCCAAACATGACTAAAAATACACTAGACTCCGAAATACACTTAGAAGGggggggttgaataggtgtttatCAAAATTAATGCGGAATTAAAATTCACATGCAACAATCAACATTCACCAAAAATATGTAAAGTAGTAAAGCATTTAACACACAAGTatttttggtgacgaagtgGAAACCAAGAAGAACCTCTTCTTGGAAAAACCATTTCGGGACAGCGCACCCAGGAAATCGTTTTACTATAAAAGGAGGAGGACATGCAAGTTGTTTACACTTACCAAACCTTTGTAGTTGACACAAACTCGTCTAGACAAGTGACCCTTATTGCCCAGCTACCGCGGTAGTCCTCCCAGAACCTCTAGTACCCCTTTTATCGACTTCCCTTGCTTGAAACTATAACAAGCTGCAAGTAACCGATTGTTGACTCAATCTTGCTATAACAAATTCAGCAATTACTCTAAGAGAGTTATGGCTCCAAGGCACATGAACAATTAATCTCTTAGCacacaatgaaataaaaacGTAAGCACTAAGGCTtcgtttggtttgcagaatgtctagtccattgaaaaatgattagctactacttggaatagaagagtgtggaatagattatCTATTCaaattcctttgtttggttgtaacgctggaatagactagctaatcatattcTTTCGTTTAgtaatgcaatatgttggtgaatggaatcatattgtaatcaaatttcctaaaatacccatataatacaaatacaatttatattattaaggactttgattctatttatttatataaaaaaaatatagtcggagaaaacagaatcaaattcaatcttgaaataaaaaaaaatgtagttgaagaatgtacagagaatcaaaaggaataaaaaaaataaataaaataaaacatattatatatttgtatt
Protein-coding sequences here:
- the LOC132166009 gene encoding uncharacterized protein LOC132166009, whose amino-acid sequence is MTEVKGMTEVKGMTEVKGMDLEMEELHMAASAYYNNASTEFKQLAREFFESMDTNQDDTVSIDEFVEFFKDIDNMDRNFFAALDRNGDGNLQFREALTVFYILIARRLLCDNCGKMILGLHFTCVQCFDRVNEQSYDLCVTCYSKGGFQHPHTNFLDNFMLLGYMGRLPPPEDTNPTQVQQLDESPSVQALVARSGDARVRKRVKAFKALMTAVNIVSAVNGCSTM